CTCCTCACTTTGCATTCCCAACAGAATCAGCAGAGACCTGGAGGCCGAACCGCCTGACGATCAGCATCACTCCTGAAATGGATATCCGTATCCGTTTCCAGGCTAAACGCCCGGGTCAGTCTATGACGCTGGAACCAGTAGACATGGTATTCAACTTCGATCACCAGTATGGTGATGACCATGCACCGGAAGCATACGAAACACTGCTGCTGGATGTAATGGAAGGAGATGCTACCCTGTTCATGCGTGCAGACCAGGTAGAAGCTGCCTGGAAACTGATCATGCCAATCCTGGAAACATGGGAAAGCCGTACACCGGTAGACTTCCCGAACTATGCGCCGGATTCATGGGGGCCTGAAGATGCTGATGCAATGATCGCCAGAGATGGACATGCATGGATCAATCTGCCTAAATAATATCTGACATGGAATTACATATAGCCAAGAATACCCAGGAACTGAGCGAAAACCTGGCTGCATGGATCAGCAACTATATCCAGGAAGTATTGCAGGACCAGGACATTTTTACATTTGTACTATCCGGCGGCAGTACACCTAAGTCGCTGTATCACTTACTGGCTAAGGAGCCTTACAGCAAGATGATTCCATGGGAAAGGATTCATTTCTTCTGGGGTGATGAGAGAGCTGTACCATTTGAAGATGATCGTAACAATGCACGGATGGCATTCGAAACGCTGCTGGAAGTAGTGAATGTACCAAAGGAAAATATTCATGTAATGCGCACCAACATCAAGCCGGAAGAATCTGCGGCAGCGTATGAAGAAATTCTGCTGGAATATTTTAAGGATTCAGACACGACCTTCGACCTGGTATTGCTGGGTATGGGCGATGATGGGCATACACTATCACTCTTCCCCGGTCTGCCAATCGTGCAGGAGAAAAAGGCATGGGTAAGTGCTTTCTGGCTGCAGGCCCAGGATATGTACCGCATTACGCTGACGGCACCTGTGGTGAACCAGGCGGCTTGTGTGGTATTTATGGCAACTGGCAGCGGTAAGGCTATAACCCTGAAGAATGTGATTGAAGGTACTTTTGATGCGGAGAAATTCCCTTCTCAGTTAATCAGGCCGCAGGATGGTGAGTTACATTGGTTTGTGGACGAGGCTGCGGCAAGTGCGCTGGAAATGTAAAATGATCTCTTTTTAAATAGAAGCCGGTTGCGAAAGTGAC
This window of the Chitinophaga sancti genome carries:
- the pgl gene encoding 6-phosphogluconolactonase, producing MELHIAKNTQELSENLAAWISNYIQEVLQDQDIFTFVLSGGSTPKSLYHLLAKEPYSKMIPWERIHFFWGDERAVPFEDDRNNARMAFETLLEVVNVPKENIHVMRTNIKPEESAAAYEEILLEYFKDSDTTFDLVLLGMGDDGHTLSLFPGLPIVQEKKAWVSAFWLQAQDMYRITLTAPVVNQAACVVFMATGSGKAITLKNVIEGTFDAEKFPSQLIRPQDGELHWFVDEAAASALEM